From the genome of Eublepharis macularius isolate TG4126 chromosome 12, MPM_Emac_v1.0, whole genome shotgun sequence, one region includes:
- the LOC129340309 gene encoding brain-derived neurotrophic factor-like, whose product MLILLHVMITPLLCVSHAMPLPSNGTLPNTTEIPWAETPLKDWDLISPRVTLSSQEPAGPPLLFLMEDSSTHPGQAANRTLKLKRSLEGAIRRGEMSVCDSVNVWVTDKRTAVDIRGKTVTVLSEVQTLTGPLKQYFFETKCNPAGGTVNGCRGVDRRHWISECKAKQSYVRALTMDSDKIVAWRWIRIDTSCVCTLLTRTGRT is encoded by the coding sequence ATGCTTATTCTGCTTCATGTCATGATCACCCCATTGCTCTGTGTCTCCCATGCCATGCCCCTTCCCAGCAACGGAACCCTCCCCAACACAACTGAGATCCCCTGGGCTGAGACTCCTCTCAAGGACTGGGACCTGATCTCTCCACGTGTTACCCTTTCAAGCcaggagcctgctggccccccttTGCTGTTTCTCATGGAGGACTCTAGCACCCATCCAGGGCAGGCTGCTAACAGGACGCTGAAGTTGAAACGGTCGCTGGAGGGGGCCATACGGCGGGGGGAGATGTCGGTGTGTGACAGTGTCAATGTCTGGGTAACAGACAAGCGTACAGCTGTGGACATTCGTGGCAAAACCGTGACTGTGCTTTCGGAGGTCCAAACACTGACAGGACCCCTGAAGCAGTATTTCTTCGAGACCAAGTGTAATCCTGCAGGGGGCACAGTGAATGGCTGTCGTGGTGTGGACCGGCGCCACTGGATCTCAGAGTGCAAGGCTAAACAATCATATGTGAGGGCACTCACTATGGATTCTGACAAGATTGTGGCCTGGCGCTGGATCCGGATTGACACATCATGTGTCTGCACCCTGCTCACCCGCACTGGCCGGACGTAG
- the LOC129339110 gene encoding brain-derived neurotrophic factor-like, producing the protein MTRDPATQGGMLILFHAVITPLLCVIHAIPFGNESALINDTTVSGRVLFSPRVTLSTQEPRASPLVKDSKAHPEQLVCDSISTWVTDRRTAVDITGRNVTVLSTVQTPRGMLKQYFYETKCSPAGNMAGGCRGVDRRHWTSECKTKQSYVKAFTQDSDERVGWRWIQIDTSCVCFLSVHTGQT; encoded by the exons ATGACGCGG GATCCTGCCACACAGGGAGGGATGCTGATTCTATTCCATGCTGTGATCACCCCATTACTCTGTGTTATTCATGCCATCCCCTTTGGCAATGAGAGTGCCCTCATCAATGATACTACAGTCAGTGGCAGGGTCCTCTTCTCCCCACGGGTCACCCTTTCCACCCAGGAGCCCAGGGCCTCCCCCTTGGTCAAAGACTCCAAAGCCCATCCAGAGCAGTTAGTGTGTGACAGCATCAGTACATGGGTGACGGACAGACGAACAGCGGtggacattactggcagaaatgtGACAGTGCTTTCTACAGTCCAAACTCCTAGAGGCATGCTCAAGCAATATTTCTATGAGACCAAGTGTAGTCCTGCTGGCAACATGGCAGGAGGTTGCCGGGGCGTGGACAGGCGTCACTGGACCTCTGAGTGCAAGACTAAACAATCATACGTGAAGGCCTTCACTCAGGATTCTGATGAGCGTGTGGGCTGGCGCTGGATCCAGATCGACACCTCTTGTGTCTGCTTCCTGTCCGTCCACACAGGCCAGACATAG